The genomic window AAGAAGCCAAACCCGACTTACTGGACATCAATTATGGATGCCCTGTTCAAAAAGTAGTGTGCAAGCTTGCAGGTGCTGGTATCCTGAAAGATATTCCAAAAATGGTAAAACTGACGGAGGCAGTTGTCAAAGCGACATCATTACCTGTTACCGTCAAAACTCGATTAGGCTGGGACGATAATACGATCAATATTGAAGAAGTCGCCGAAAGCTTATTCGATATTGGAATCAAAGCCCTCACCATCCATGCAAGGACTCGTTCACAAATGTATAAAGGGGAAGCTGACTGGTCTTGGATTGCTAAGGTCAAAAACAACCCTCGAATTCAGATTCCCATATTTGGCAATGGAGATATAGACTCCGCTCCCAAAGCATTGGAATATAAGAACAGATATGGCGTTGACGGTATCATGATCGGCAGAGCCAGTATCGGATACCCCTGGATTTTCAGAGAAGTCAAACATTATCTCAAAACAGGAGAGTTATTGCCTGGACCAACAATGAGCGAGCGCCTTGAAGCTGTCCGGATGCATCTCGAACGATCTATATTATGGAAAGGTCCCAAAGTAGGAATCGTCGAGATGAGAAGACATTATACCAACTATTTCCGCGGCCTTCCCCACGTAAAAGAATTTCGCAACCGCTTGGTCACCGAGTTTGATCATATCCAAATCCTTTCCATTCTGGATGAAATGGAAAACGTCTATGCCGGCCATGATCTGATCACAGACCAAAACATGTGTGCAGTATGATCCTGAAATTGAATCCTCTGGAGAAAAAGATTCTCGAACTCATCGAAACTGCAGGCCAAAGGTGTGAAATTCCGGTCTATGCCATCGGCGGCTTTGTACGCGATAAAATTATCGGAAGAGAGTCAAAGGACATAGACATCGTCTGTCTGGGCAATGCGATACGCCTGGCAGAAGAAGTATCTTCGATGCTGCGACCGATCCCGAAGCTTAATTTCTTTGAGCGATTTGGTACGGCCCAGATCAGACACAAGGATCTTGAGATTGAGTTCGTAGGTGCCAGAAAAGAGTCCTATCATCCGGACTCAAGGAAGCCTGAAGTGAGTACAGGGACTCTTGCTGATGACCAGCTGCGCCGAGATTTTACAATCAATGCCATCTCTATCAGCCTAAACCCTGAGAATTTTGGAGAAATCATCGATCCATTTGACGGACTGAATGATATCAGTAAAAAAATTATCAAAACTCCGGTACCTCCTGAATTGACATTTAGCGACGACCCTTTGCGGATGATGCGCGCGATAAGATTTGCAACACAGCTGGACTACAAACTGGATGAAAGCTGTCTGGAAGGGATCAAACAATGCAAGAACAGATTAAAAATTATTTCAAAAGAGAGAATTTCCACTGAACTCGAAAAAATCATCCTTTCCAGGAAGCCTTCACAAGGATTTATTCTCTTGAATGAAACAGGATTGTTGGAACAATTTTTTCCGGAATTGGTACAACTTATCGGTGTAGATTACCACGAATCGAAAGGACACAAGGATAATTTTTATCATACACTCCAGGTACTGGATCAATTGTCACTAAAATCAAACAATCTTTGGTTGCGCTGGGCAGCTATTCTACATGATATTGCAAAACCGCAAACAAAAAAATTTGAACCCGGAATCGGTTGGACCTTTCACGGCCATGAAGTACTGGGCTCAGCTATGGTGCTGCGCATCTTTAAGAATCTGAGATTGCCACTGGACAGCAAGCTCAAATATGTGCAGAAATTGGTGCGTCTGCACCTTCGTCCGATAGCCTTGATTCAGGAAGAAATCTCCGATTCCGCAGTGCGCAGATTATTGTTTGATGCAGGTGAAGATTTGGACGATCTCATGACGCTTTGCGAAGCGGATATCACGAGCAAAAACGAATCTAAGGTCAAGCGGATTCTGACTAATTATCAGCTGGTCAGACAAAAATTACACGAAGTCGAAGAAAAGGATCGCATCCGAAATTGGCAGCCTCCGATTACCGGAGAAATGATTATGAGCACTTTCGATATCAAACCCGGCAAAGAAGTTGGTCTGATCAAAACTGCCATCAGGGAAGCTATTCTCGATGGTCATATTCCCAATGATTATGAAGCTGCGCATGCGCTTATGCTTCAGCGAGCTGATGAACTGGGCTTGGAATTGAAAAAATAAAATGGACTATTCTATCAGCAGTTTTTTTCTGAATTGCACTTCATGGTTCTGATCGCTAATTTCAATCATATAGATGCCTGCCGGATAGGATCTTGTATCCAACAATAGTTCGTTATTTTGCTGAAGGCTCATAGTATTTACTCTTGAAAAGACATTGGCCGGTATTGTTGTAAAGGCTGATCCATACATCCCTTTCATTTGTGTTGTTCAATCTGACTATCGCATAATCCGTAGCAGGATTTGGATATATACTGATAGACGAACCGATGGGATAGGATTGTACAGAAATCACCAACGAGCTGTCACATACCGGATAATGCCCTAGCCTGTATTCCGGAAAAAACGGGACAATACCTGCATGCGTCGATGGCAACTTCAAATCATGCTGCCTAAAGTCGCA from Saprospiraceae bacterium includes these protein-coding regions:
- the dusB gene encoding tRNA dihydrouridine synthase DusB, coding for MSVQIATIDLGDFPLLLAPMEDVSDPPFRAVCKRQGCDLMYSEFISVEGLIRDAEKSLKKLDTEESERPIGIQIFGSELSSMVQAAQIVEEAKPDLLDINYGCPVQKVVCKLAGAGILKDIPKMVKLTEAVVKATSLPVTVKTRLGWDDNTINIEEVAESLFDIGIKALTIHARTRSQMYKGEADWSWIAKVKNNPRIQIPIFGNGDIDSAPKALEYKNRYGVDGIMIGRASIGYPWIFREVKHYLKTGELLPGPTMSERLEAVRMHLERSILWKGPKVGIVEMRRHYTNYFRGLPHVKEFRNRLVTEFDHIQILSILDEMENVYAGHDLITDQNMCAV
- a CDS encoding HD domain-containing protein — translated: MILKLNPLEKKILELIETAGQRCEIPVYAIGGFVRDKIIGRESKDIDIVCLGNAIRLAEEVSSMLRPIPKLNFFERFGTAQIRHKDLEIEFVGARKESYHPDSRKPEVSTGTLADDQLRRDFTINAISISLNPENFGEIIDPFDGLNDISKKIIKTPVPPELTFSDDPLRMMRAIRFATQLDYKLDESCLEGIKQCKNRLKIISKERISTELEKIILSRKPSQGFILLNETGLLEQFFPELVQLIGVDYHESKGHKDNFYHTLQVLDQLSLKSNNLWLRWAAILHDIAKPQTKKFEPGIGWTFHGHEVLGSAMVLRIFKNLRLPLDSKLKYVQKLVRLHLRPIALIQEEISDSAVRRLLFDAGEDLDDLMTLCEADITSKNESKVKRILTNYQLVRQKLHEVEEKDRIRNWQPPITGEMIMSTFDIKPGKEVGLIKTAIREAILDGHIPNDYEAAHALMLQRADELGLELKK